A stretch of the Candidatus Berkelbacteria bacterium genome encodes the following:
- a CDS encoding leucine--tRNA ligase, protein MRYDHKVIEQKWQKHWASRDAYRTPVKPQKKFYCLDMFPYPSGVGLHVGHPRGYVATDVVSRFKRAQGFDVLHPMGWDSFGLPAENYAIKTGIHPATTTEQSIRRFKWQLQSMGLSYDWEREITTSNPDYYRWTQWLFLKLYEHGLAYQKKAPVNWCPSCKTVLANEQVTQGKCERCGTMVIQRHLKQWFFKITEYAEELLASLDNLDWPEPIKVMQRNWIGKSVGATIQFAVKEHGFTVDVFTTRPETLYGVTYLVLAPEHSLVKNLITKNQRTLVECYQQEIKTHSERDRQMNAKTGVFTGAFALHPLTQVKLPIWIADYVLPHYGSGAVMAVPAHDKRDWEFAQKYRLPIKFVVETSNEREVYTEPGKLINSPLWKGLHSERDFKQIIQTLEEQKIGLSDTRFRLRDWLVSRQRYWGTPIPIIYCGACGVCPVPEADLVVGLPHDVDFKPTGESPLTRSKEFQSVRCPKCQGKARRETDTLDTFVDSSWYFLRFVNPRLAEAAFRKSEILSWLPADLYVGGAEHAVLHLLYARFITKALDDILNLNLREPFKKLKNVGLILAQDGQKMSKSRGNVVNPDDVILKFGADTLRCYEMFLGPFEESMPWSADSVIGLRRWLERIWKLQDKVVEVGGYSPLNVNEVVKKVSNDIEHFKFNTAISELMILTSDLKRQMEISRQAYKTLVILLSPFAPHLAEELWQSLGSKSLIVHATWPKISETARMRVITLPVVIDGKLRTTLTLNPNLAEEAVVDLALKDANAKKHLEGKKIVRKIYVPNKILNFLTGKQS, encoded by the coding sequence ATGCGCTACGATCACAAAGTAATTGAGCAAAAATGGCAAAAGCACTGGGCGTCTCGGGACGCCTATCGTACGCCAGTAAAACCTCAAAAAAAGTTCTATTGCTTGGATATGTTTCCCTATCCTTCAGGCGTTGGCTTACATGTTGGTCATCCGCGTGGTTATGTTGCGACCGATGTCGTCAGTCGTTTTAAGCGTGCGCAGGGTTTTGACGTGCTCCATCCAATGGGTTGGGATTCTTTCGGCTTGCCAGCTGAAAATTATGCAATTAAAACTGGCATTCATCCTGCAACTACAACCGAGCAGTCAATTCGGAGATTTAAGTGGCAACTGCAATCGATGGGTTTGAGTTACGACTGGGAGCGTGAGATTACTACATCAAATCCTGATTATTATCGTTGGACCCAGTGGCTATTTCTAAAACTTTACGAGCATGGCCTTGCCTACCAAAAGAAAGCACCTGTTAACTGGTGCCCTTCGTGTAAGACAGTGCTCGCAAATGAACAAGTGACGCAAGGTAAGTGTGAGCGTTGCGGGACAATGGTGATTCAGCGCCATCTTAAGCAATGGTTTTTCAAGATTACAGAATATGCTGAAGAACTGTTAGCTTCGCTTGATAACCTTGATTGGCCGGAACCGATTAAGGTTATGCAAAGGAACTGGATCGGCAAGAGCGTTGGCGCCACGATTCAATTTGCAGTTAAAGAGCATGGATTCACGGTCGATGTCTTCACTACACGGCCGGAGACTCTGTACGGTGTCACTTACCTTGTCTTGGCGCCAGAGCACTCACTCGTAAAAAACTTAATAACAAAAAATCAACGAACGTTAGTTGAATGTTACCAGCAAGAAATTAAAACACATTCCGAACGCGATCGTCAGATGAATGCTAAAACGGGAGTTTTTACCGGTGCGTTTGCGCTTCATCCTCTTACTCAAGTCAAGCTCCCGATTTGGATCGCAGACTATGTTCTGCCGCATTACGGGAGTGGTGCAGTGATGGCTGTGCCTGCCCACGATAAACGTGATTGGGAATTTGCTCAAAAATATCGTTTGCCAATAAAGTTTGTCGTCGAGACTAGCAACGAACGTGAAGTGTATACAGAGCCTGGAAAATTAATAAATTCGCCGCTCTGGAAAGGCCTCCATTCAGAGCGTGATTTTAAACAAATTATTCAAACTCTTGAGGAGCAAAAAATTGGTTTGAGCGATACACGTTTTCGGCTTCGTGACTGGCTAGTCTCGCGTCAACGTTATTGGGGCACGCCAATCCCAATCATTTATTGCGGCGCTTGCGGAGTTTGTCCGGTGCCAGAAGCAGATTTAGTCGTCGGACTGCCACATGACGTTGATTTTAAGCCGACGGGCGAATCTCCACTTACGCGTTCGAAGGAGTTTCAAAGCGTGCGTTGCCCAAAGTGTCAAGGCAAAGCGCGGAGAGAAACTGATACCCTAGACACATTTGTTGATTCGAGCTGGTACTTTTTGCGTTTTGTCAATCCGCGTCTTGCAGAGGCGGCCTTTCGGAAATCTGAAATTTTGAGTTGGTTGCCAGCCGATCTCTACGTTGGCGGCGCTGAACATGCTGTCCTCCATCTTTTGTATGCTCGTTTTATCACTAAGGCCTTGGACGACATTCTGAATTTAAACCTGCGCGAGCCATTTAAAAAATTAAAAAATGTTGGCTTAATCTTGGCTCAAGATGGCCAGAAAATGAGTAAATCACGCGGGAATGTTGTTAATCCTGATGATGTGATTCTTAAGTTCGGCGCTGATACGCTCCGTTGTTATGAGATGTTTTTAGGCCCCTTTGAAGAGAGTATGCCGTGGAGCGCTGATTCGGTAATTGGTCTCCGCCGCTGGCTTGAACGTATTTGGAAACTTCAAGATAAAGTAGTTGAAGTAGGTGGCTATTCGCCTCTCAACGTAAATGAAGTCGTCAAAAAGGTCTCAAATGATATTGAGCATTTCAAATTTAATACCGCCATCAGCGAGTTGATGATTTTAACCAGCGATCTCAAAAGACAAATGGAAATTTCACGCCAAGCCTACAAAACTTTAGTGATCTTACTGTCACCTTTTGCGCCTCATTTGGCCGAAGAACTTTGGCAAAGTCTTGGTTCTAAAAGTTTAATCGTTCATGCTACCTGGCCGAAAATTTCCGAAACAGCACGAATGCGCGTGATCACTTTGCCAGTAGTAATCGATGGCAAACTACGGACAACATTGACTCTTAATCCCAATCTAGCCGAAGAGGCAGTGGTAGATTTAGCGCTTAAAGACGCTAATGCCAAAAAACATCTTGAAGGGAAAAAGATTGTTCGCAAAATATATGTGCCGAATAAAATTCTTAATTTCTTAACTGGTAAACAGAGTTGA
- the rpmF gene encoding 50S ribosomal protein L32, whose protein sequence is MAEPKKKRSRTRTQRARANQILEADQLLRCNQCGAQILPHTVCIQCGYYKKAKVIG, encoded by the coding sequence ATGGCAGAACCGAAAAAGAAACGATCACGTACCCGTACTCAAAGAGCACGGGCAAACCAAATCCTTGAAGCTGATCAACTTTTACGTTGTAACCAATGTGGCGCTCAAATTCTCCCCCATACCGTCTGTATCCAATGCGGTTATTACAAAAAAGCTAAAGTCATCGGCTAA
- the nusB gene encoding transcription antitermination factor NusB, which translates to MANRHLSRTVAVQALYEWDFRREDSVREIALRGIEVFVNEVDAGFIYSIVEGVVENLDKLDETIAQYAPEWPLEQIAVIDKTLLRAAAYELLYLADAPPKVVINESVELAKTFGGENSAKFLNGVLGTMYRTNPKFEAENKESLTTLEELSDEQ; encoded by the coding sequence ATGGCAAATCGACATCTTTCACGCACTGTTGCCGTCCAAGCCTTATATGAGTGGGATTTTCGGCGTGAAGATTCAGTTCGGGAAATCGCTCTCCGCGGCATTGAAGTCTTTGTCAACGAAGTTGATGCAGGCTTCATTTACAGTATTGTTGAGGGCGTGGTCGAGAATCTTGATAAACTTGACGAGACCATCGCACAGTACGCGCCCGAGTGGCCACTCGAGCAAATTGCTGTTATTGATAAAACACTTCTGCGTGCCGCCGCCTATGAGCTCCTTTATCTTGCCGATGCTCCACCTAAGGTTGTGATCAATGAATCGGTCGAGTTGGCAAAAACCTTTGGTGGTGAAAACTCGGCAAAATTTCTTAACGGCGTTCTTGGCACAATGTATCGAACAAACCCTAAATTTGAAGCGGAAAATAAAGAATCCCTCACCACACTGGAGGAACTTTCGGATGAGCAATGA
- the rnc gene encoding ribonuclease III, with product MSNESLEAFGQRLGLNFQDKNLFQQVFVHRSYLNEHRSFYLPHNERLEFLGDAVLELVVTEYLYRTYNKPEGELTNWRSALVRGEMLAEIATELTMEPHLLLSRGEQKSTGKARKLILANAFEALIGALYLDQDFTACREFITKHLISKLDDVLTRKIYIDAKSSLQEQTQERLNLTPTYQVLSSIGPDHDKKFIVGVYFGEREIARGEGGSKQRAEQAAAAAALDRGEEIFSRP from the coding sequence ATGAGCAATGAATCTCTCGAGGCATTTGGTCAAAGACTCGGCTTAAACTTCCAAGACAAAAATTTATTTCAGCAAGTGTTTGTACACCGGTCATATCTTAATGAACACCGATCATTTTACTTGCCCCACAATGAAAGATTGGAATTTTTAGGCGACGCGGTGCTAGAATTAGTTGTAACTGAATATCTGTATCGAACTTACAATAAACCCGAGGGTGAGCTGACAAATTGGCGGAGCGCGCTAGTTCGAGGAGAGATGCTGGCGGAGATTGCTACCGAACTGACGATGGAACCCCATTTACTCTTGAGTCGCGGCGAGCAAAAAAGTACTGGCAAAGCACGTAAGCTTATCCTTGCTAATGCCTTCGAGGCCTTGATAGGCGCGCTTTATCTTGATCAAGACTTCACTGCCTGTCGCGAGTTTATTACAAAACATTTAATCTCGAAGCTTGATGACGTGTTGACACGTAAGATTTACATAGATGCCAAGAGTTCTCTGCAAGAGCAAACCCAAGAGCGTCTCAATCTCACCCCAACTTATCAGGTGCTTTCGTCGATCGGTCCGGATCACGACAAAAAATTTATTGTTGGAGTGTATTTTGGAGAGCGTGAGATTGCTCGAGGCGAAGGAGGCTCCAAACAACGTGCTGAACAGGCCGCCGCCGCTGCCGCGCTCGATCGCGGAGAAGAAATTTTCTCTCGTCCATAA
- a CDS encoding D-alanyl-D-alanine carboxypeptidase: protein MRSRPFVVGFLTVAVVATTLLRFLNQKSSASPRILGATVTTLAKTTARELKVIHPPQRNVVPNPNIQAQAVYLIDVESGYPLYAYNENEPVAIASTTKIMTAIIALESYQMDEVVTVSQSAAQAIGSNINLVEGEKITVDSLIKGLLIQSGNDAAIALAEHMTNERFVDAMNEKARLLSLTETKFKDPAGLDDTGHASARDLGILAAYALRNDAIRGIAHLKSAVVSSVDQKNVHQLETSNRLLKEDHPLYLADATGLKTGFTPEAGHSLVASAERNGHQVVSVVLGTAENTTEASAKESRKLLLWALNGFSW from the coding sequence ATGCGTTCTCGACCTTTCGTTGTTGGTTTTCTGACAGTTGCCGTTGTTGCGACAACTTTACTTCGTTTTTTGAATCAAAAAAGTTCTGCGTCGCCACGTATTTTGGGCGCAACTGTCACAACTTTGGCAAAAACTACTGCACGCGAACTTAAAGTTATTCATCCGCCCCAAAGAAATGTTGTGCCTAATCCCAATATCCAAGCGCAAGCAGTTTATTTAATCGATGTTGAGAGCGGCTACCCACTTTATGCCTACAATGAAAACGAACCTGTTGCGATCGCATCAACTACAAAAATAATGACTGCTATTATCGCACTTGAATCTTACCAAATGGATGAAGTTGTAACCGTCAGCCAGAGCGCCGCTCAAGCAATTGGCTCAAACATTAATTTAGTTGAGGGTGAAAAAATCACCGTCGATTCACTTATTAAAGGGCTTCTCATTCAATCGGGCAACGATGCCGCAATCGCCCTCGCAGAACACATGACGAATGAGCGTTTCGTCGATGCAATGAATGAGAAAGCCCGCCTTTTAAGTCTTACGGAGACAAAATTTAAGGATCCGGCTGGTTTAGACGATACCGGACATGCGAGCGCGCGCGATCTTGGGATTCTTGCGGCCTATGCCCTGCGGAATGATGCAATCCGTGGGATCGCTCACCTAAAATCGGCCGTCGTAAGTTCAGTTGATCAAAAAAACGTACATCAACTCGAGACTTCTAATCGTCTTCTTAAGGAAGATCATCCGCTCTATTTGGCAGATGCAACCGGTTTGAAAACCGGTTTTACGCCCGAGGCAGGTCATAGTTTAGTTGCCAGCGCAGAACGTAATGGGCATCAAGTTGTCAGCGTTGTTTTAGGCACCGCTGAAAATACAACCGAAGCCAGCGCAAAGGAAAGTCGAAAATTATTACTCTGGGCATTAAATGGATTTTCGTGGTGA
- the aspS gene encoding aspartate--tRNA ligase has translation MNRTITSETLKHIDRRITIFGWIHSKRSHGAVTFFDLRDRWGLIQVVLNKETFNAQDLKSESVIQVSGRIVKRPEKLVNPNIATGTIELQAETLKLISQAETPPFELDRSTLDIDEELRLTYRYLDLRSERMTRNLILRHKIVSFLRQFLNERDFIEVETPNLTKGTPEGAREFIVPARLHPGKFYVLPQSPQQYKQLLMVAGIDRYYQLARCFRDEDQRGDRQSEHTQLDIEMAFIDQEDILALIEEMLTALIEKKFPEKKLSKKPWPRLTYREAIEKYQTDKPDLRSNLNDPNELAFAFITDFPLFGVDAKGDITAEHHPFCMPNPNDVSLLDQDPLKVRARAYDMICNGFELASGSIRIHEPNLQKKVLQILKLNDQDIETRFGHILKAFRYGTPPHGGIAPGIDRLTMILADEANIREVMAFPKTGDVREPMTGAPTQLPEKMLEEAHIRVETKNLRT, from the coding sequence ATGAATCGAACAATAACGAGTGAAACGCTCAAGCACATTGATAGAAGAATAACAATTTTTGGCTGGATTCATTCAAAACGTAGCCATGGCGCTGTAACTTTTTTTGATCTCCGTGATCGCTGGGGACTAATACAAGTGGTCTTGAATAAAGAAACTTTTAATGCCCAAGACCTGAAATCAGAATCAGTCATTCAGGTTTCTGGCCGGATTGTGAAACGACCTGAAAAATTAGTAAATCCCAATATTGCAACTGGTACAATTGAACTTCAGGCTGAAACACTTAAACTTATCTCTCAAGCAGAGACTCCGCCTTTCGAACTCGATCGCTCAACCTTAGACATTGATGAAGAGCTCCGTTTGACCTATCGCTATCTTGATCTGCGTTCAGAACGGATGACAAGAAATCTTATTCTCCGACACAAGATTGTCAGTTTTCTAAGACAATTTTTGAATGAACGCGACTTCATTGAAGTTGAAACTCCAAATTTAACCAAGGGAACCCCAGAGGGAGCAAGAGAGTTCATTGTACCCGCGCGACTTCATCCAGGAAAATTTTATGTTTTACCTCAATCTCCCCAGCAATATAAACAGCTTTTAATGGTAGCAGGCATCGATCGTTATTATCAGTTAGCTCGTTGTTTTAGAGACGAGGACCAACGCGGTGATCGTCAGTCCGAACATACCCAACTTGATATTGAAATGGCGTTTATTGACCAAGAAGACATACTCGCTCTGATTGAAGAAATGTTGACTGCGCTCATTGAGAAAAAGTTTCCAGAAAAAAAACTTTCTAAAAAACCTTGGCCACGACTAACTTATCGTGAAGCAATAGAAAAATATCAAACTGATAAACCAGATTTAAGGTCTAACCTAAATGATCCGAATGAACTCGCTTTCGCTTTTATAACTGACTTTCCACTTTTTGGGGTCGATGCTAAAGGTGATATTACAGCGGAACATCATCCCTTTTGCATGCCTAACCCGAATGATGTTTCACTTCTCGACCAGGATCCCTTAAAAGTTCGGGCGCGTGCATATGATATGATCTGTAATGGTTTTGAGCTTGCTTCGGGCAGTATTAGAATTCACGAACCGAATCTACAAAAAAAAGTTCTCCAAATTCTGAAACTTAATGATCAAGACATTGAAACGCGTTTTGGACACATACTTAAAGCATTTCGATATGGCACGCCACCCCATGGCGGAATTGCGCCAGGGATTGACCGACTGACAATGATTCTAGCTGATGAAGCGAATATTCGAGAAGTTATGGCATTCCCAAAAACAGGAGATGTCCGCGAGCCAATGACTGGGGCGCCGACTCAACTGCCCGAAAAAATGCTCGAAGAAGCGCATATCCGAGTTGAAACAAAAAATTTACGAACGTGA
- the pheT gene encoding phenylalanine--tRNA ligase subunit beta has translation MRIIPKQLAQLAPEISSWSIEKLRVELSALGFETEVLEGATSILELDLAPNRPDALSVLGIARELRALNALRKNKQVPTLRLEAMGFFEALPHLKTFQLKMPKNNLVPQYRAVLFENITIQPSPRWLQTELALMGHRPVNNIVDLTNYLMLIYGQPLHAFDADAILGDTFTIRLAKTGEKLETLDHVERILTPEMLVAVDAKEPIDLVGIMGGLNTEVTTRTTHVLLQSAVFDSRIISKTSQILDLKTDGSLRYERGIDSSIAVPVLDQAIHFLRSREFGKAKAVSSLNHEMSTRKIRPIVYLPEKIDHLLGFRTTFKKQASILELLGCQVIQAENFKVVPPAWRTDLIIWQDLAEEIARMQNYDAVIPNKKLSKTLISKHESLLEWSEGVKDRIVDLGFSEVLTYSFISRQDLDILGLPDTGELANPLNPTLRFLRPSLLPGLARAVSQNAVFDPILIFEIGHVFPNKSTEQINFALAIAGTKEPTSAWTSRLADALGLDSKEFNASLHLVELKDNERVMYKIRKPRVTLIEISLETLKLKARAIPSRYYNPINIVSYRPISKYPPVTRDIALILLRTTDSDQVAKFIATLNPFVEYVELFDEFISDRFGIDMKSIAFHVYYSTHERTLFDEEINLVHSSIEDSLRSTFKAQIR, from the coding sequence ATGCGAATCATACCTAAGCAATTAGCCCAACTCGCTCCTGAAATTTCCTCTTGGTCGATTGAAAAATTACGCGTCGAACTGTCAGCGCTTGGCTTTGAGACTGAAGTGCTTGAAGGAGCTACATCCATCTTAGAACTTGATCTTGCTCCTAATCGACCCGACGCCTTATCGGTCCTAGGCATTGCTCGCGAACTCCGAGCTTTGAATGCCCTTCGAAAAAATAAACAAGTACCTACTCTTCGGTTAGAGGCAATGGGATTCTTTGAAGCTTTACCGCATCTCAAGACATTCCAGCTAAAAATGCCAAAAAATAATCTTGTGCCTCAATATCGGGCAGTCCTCTTTGAAAATATCACTATCCAACCCAGTCCTCGTTGGTTGCAAACTGAATTAGCTCTAATGGGTCATCGGCCTGTGAATAATATCGTCGATCTGACAAACTATCTTATGTTGATATACGGTCAGCCTCTGCATGCCTTCGATGCGGATGCTATTCTTGGCGATACTTTCACGATTCGTCTGGCGAAAACGGGCGAAAAACTCGAAACTCTTGACCACGTAGAGCGGATTTTAACGCCTGAAATGCTAGTGGCAGTTGATGCCAAGGAACCGATCGACTTGGTCGGCATCATGGGTGGGCTCAATACCGAAGTGACTACGCGCACGACTCATGTTCTTTTGCAGTCAGCGGTTTTCGATTCGAGAATAATTAGCAAGACAAGTCAAATCCTCGATCTCAAAACAGATGGGTCCCTGCGTTATGAACGTGGTATTGATTCATCAATCGCAGTGCCGGTTCTCGATCAGGCAATCCACTTTCTACGCTCAAGAGAATTTGGCAAAGCTAAAGCTGTTTCTTCTCTAAATCATGAAATGTCCACACGCAAAATCCGACCGATTGTCTATTTACCTGAAAAAATTGATCATCTGCTTGGTTTTAGAACTACATTCAAAAAACAAGCATCTATTCTTGAACTTCTGGGTTGTCAGGTCATACAGGCTGAAAATTTCAAAGTTGTTCCACCAGCGTGGCGGACTGACCTAATTATTTGGCAGGATTTAGCCGAAGAAATTGCTCGCATGCAAAATTATGACGCAGTGATCCCAAATAAGAAGCTTTCCAAAACTCTAATTTCAAAACATGAATCACTTCTTGAATGGAGCGAAGGCGTCAAGGATCGCATCGTTGATCTGGGTTTTTCTGAAGTTTTAACTTATAGCTTTATTAGTCGTCAGGATCTTGATATCCTCGGGCTTCCCGATACCGGCGAACTTGCCAATCCACTCAACCCTACACTTCGTTTTTTGCGTCCCTCGCTTTTGCCTGGCCTCGCACGCGCAGTGTCACAGAATGCGGTTTTCGATCCAATTTTAATCTTCGAAATTGGACATGTGTTTCCCAATAAATCAACTGAACAGATAAATTTTGCTTTGGCGATCGCAGGCACAAAAGAGCCAACCAGCGCCTGGACAAGCCGCTTAGCAGATGCTCTCGGCCTCGATTCCAAGGAATTTAACGCCTCTCTCCACCTTGTAGAACTAAAAGACAACGAACGTGTAATGTATAAAATTCGCAAACCCCGTGTAACCCTAATTGAAATCTCTCTCGAAACATTAAAGTTAAAGGCGCGTGCCATCCCGAGTCGGTATTATAATCCCATAAACATTGTGTCTTACCGTCCAATATCAAAATACCCCCCAGTCACACGCGATATTGCCTTAATCTTGCTCCGCACAACGGATAGTGACCAAGTCGCCAAATTTATCGCTACACTTAATCCATTCGTAGAATATGTAGAACTTTTTGATGAATTCATTTCAGATCGCTTCGGCATAGACATGAAAAGCATCGCTTTTCATGTCTATTACTCAACTCACGAACGTACACTTTTTGATGAAGAGATAAATCTTGTCCATAGTTCAATCGAAGACTCGCTCCGCTCAACCTTCAAAGCACAAATTAGATAG
- the pheS gene encoding phenylalanine--tRNA ligase subunit alpha yields MIQGTLHPITQYLRRVIAIFKTMSFEILDSPEVVSEKHNFNDLLIPAHHPARSLHDTFWLIDGRLPRTQTSAHQIPAMCNRKPPVRFLIPGRVFRNEATDATHETTFHQLEGFVIDTTVSFAHLKGTLTEFIHKLYGADASVRFVPGYFPFVEPGLEVFMQIKGSWLEIGGAGMIHPGVLKNMGVDPEHFQGYAFGMGIERLVMLLHGIDDVRLFYSGNLRFLKQFKR; encoded by the coding sequence ATGATTCAAGGCACCCTGCATCCAATTACACAATATCTACGGCGCGTGATTGCGATTTTCAAAACGATGAGCTTTGAAATACTAGACAGCCCGGAGGTAGTCAGCGAAAAACATAATTTTAATGATCTCTTAATCCCAGCTCATCATCCCGCGCGTAGTCTGCACGATACTTTTTGGTTGATCGACGGTCGCCTACCCAGAACTCAAACCTCGGCACATCAGATTCCAGCAATGTGTAATCGCAAACCACCAGTGCGATTTTTGATTCCGGGTCGCGTGTTTCGCAATGAAGCAACCGACGCGACTCATGAGACTACTTTTCATCAGCTTGAAGGTTTTGTGATCGATACAACGGTAAGCTTCGCTCATCTCAAAGGCACTTTGACTGAATTTATTCATAAACTTTATGGCGCCGATGCGTCAGTGCGTTTTGTGCCCGGATATTTCCCCTTTGTTGAACCTGGTTTAGAAGTGTTCATGCAAATTAAAGGTTCCTGGCTCGAAATAGGTGGCGCGGGTATGATTCATCCAGGAGTTTTGAAAAATATGGGCGTGGATCCCGAACATTTTCAGGGTTATGCTTTCGGAATGGGTATCGAACGACTAGTTATGCTTTTGCATGGCATTGATGATGTGCGACTATTTTATAGTGGCAATTTACGTTTTCTTAAACAATTCAAAAGGTAA
- a CDS encoding ribosome-binding factor A, with protein MQRSHRMERVNVLLKELLSNILANDYNAGNDLVTLIDVSTTRDLSTALVIVNANSNLSVHIEALNARAREFQCLIKPQLAFKIIPRITFKADANSNNIERVEQILDSL; from the coding sequence ATGCAGAGATCTCACCGCATGGAACGAGTTAATGTTTTGCTCAAGGAGTTATTGAGCAATATCCTCGCCAACGACTACAATGCTGGTAACGACCTCGTAACATTGATAGATGTCAGTACGACGCGTGATCTAAGCACGGCTTTAGTGATTGTCAATGCAAATAGTAATTTGTCTGTGCATATTGAAGCGCTGAATGCCCGAGCGAGAGAGTTTCAGTGCCTTATTAAACCGCAATTAGCTTTTAAAATCATTCCCCGAATCACCTTTAAGGCTGATGCGAACAGCAATAACATTGAACGCGTTGAACAAATTTTAGATTCTTTATGA
- the rpsI gene encoding 30S ribosomal protein S9: protein MTTKKSSNTKVATVGRRKRAVARVRLSTGKGAITINERQLSTQNSIILEPLQLVDLTDKVDVSVKVLGGGKVGQCGAIRHGIARALAEFDPETRATLKKAGLLTRDPREKERKKPGLKRARRAPQWAKR, encoded by the coding sequence ATGACGACAAAAAAATCATCCAATACCAAGGTGGCAACTGTTGGGCGACGCAAGCGAGCGGTAGCACGAGTTCGTCTTAGCACGGGAAAAGGCGCCATTACTATCAACGAGCGCCAACTATCTACCCAGAATTCAATCATTCTCGAACCTCTCCAGCTTGTTGACTTGACAGACAAGGTTGACGTAAGTGTAAAGGTACTCGGAGGCGGAAAGGTCGGTCAGTGCGGAGCAATCCGGCATGGCATTGCTCGAGCTCTGGCTGAATTTGACCCAGAAACCAGAGCAACACTTAAAAAAGCCGGGCTCTTGACGCGCGACCCACGCGAAAAAGAGCGCAAGAAACCAGGTCTCAAGCGTGCGCGGCGAGCTCCACAGTGGGCTAAACGTTAG
- the rplM gene encoding 50S ribosomal protein L13: protein MMAKTYLPKDDSPVQTLDARGQVLGRLASRVATILRGKHSLTFAPHRIEGQRVNVINAKHIHLTGNKLNQKKYYHHTGYLGNLKEMTLVNLMAHDPSEVIRRAVYGMLPANRLRSELMKRLTIYKEEEL, encoded by the coding sequence ATGATGGCTAAAACGTATCTTCCAAAAGATGACTCCCCCGTACAGACTCTCGATGCCCGAGGCCAGGTGTTGGGACGACTGGCTTCGCGCGTGGCTACAATTCTACGCGGCAAACACTCATTGACTTTTGCGCCTCATCGCATCGAGGGGCAACGCGTTAATGTCATTAACGCCAAACATATACATCTAACCGGAAACAAGCTTAATCAAAAGAAGTACTATCATCATACTGGCTATCTTGGCAACCTGAAGGAGATGACCTTAGTCAATCTTATGGCACACGATCCGAGCGAAGTGATCCGACGAGCAGTCTATGGCATGTTGCCAGCGAATCGTCTGCGCTCTGAACTCATGAAACGACTGACGATTTATAAGGAAGAAGAATTATGA
- the rplQ gene encoding 50S ribosomal protein L17, which produces MPRILGRTKDHRTHLLKNLSCSMILAERLKTTEAKAKEMRCTLEQWITLAKRIISTQGATQLNLRRQLLGEVQDQTVIKKLITDVAKRTQNRPSGYIRILKLGRRLGDAAPRVLVEFVDKPTPVKEKPKIIKKASAETKKA; this is translated from the coding sequence ATGCCGCGAATCCTTGGGCGAACAAAAGATCATCGCACCCATTTACTCAAAAATTTGAGCTGTTCGATGATACTTGCAGAACGCCTTAAGACGACCGAGGCAAAGGCCAAGGAAATGCGTTGCACACTTGAGCAGTGGATCACACTCGCGAAACGCATCATTTCGACTCAAGGCGCCACACAATTAAACTTACGGCGACAACTTCTGGGTGAAGTTCAGGATCAAACAGTGATTAAAAAACTTATCACCGATGTAGCCAAACGCACTCAAAATCGCCCAAGCGGTTATATAAGAATTCTAAAACTTGGTCGTCGGTTAGGTGATGCCGCGCCACGTGTTTTAGTTGAGTTTGTTGACAAACCAACGCCAGTCAAAGAAAAACCTAAAATAATCAAGAAAGCTTCGGCAGAAACTAAAAAGGCCTAA